The following are encoded together in the Armatimonadota bacterium genome:
- a CDS encoding phosphoribosylaminoimidazolesuccinocarboxamide synthase, with amino-acid sequence MTTTVIETQLPLPLVARGKVRDIYDLGENLLMVTSDRLSAFDVVLPNPIPMKGIALTQISRFWFDRTRSWLPNHLIADDWDSIRGALNLESPDPYRDALSGRTMITVKAKPFPVECVVRGYLAGSLWAEYKAAGGPDQAATLHNIPLPAGLRNSERLPQPLFTPATKATTGHDENISFERMIEIVGQSHAEQLRDLSVRLYLEAAEYAATRGLIIADTKFEFGLYQDRIILIDEALTPDSSRYWDAESYEPGRSQPSFDKQYVRDYLEEIGWDKNPPAPTLPDEVVRVTSEKYCEAYRRITGRELQP; translated from the coding sequence ATGACGACTACAGTTATAGAAACCCAGTTGCCGTTGCCCTTAGTCGCCCGAGGCAAAGTGCGCGACATCTATGACCTTGGAGAGAACCTGTTGATGGTTACCTCCGACCGTCTCTCGGCGTTCGATGTGGTACTGCCCAATCCTATTCCGATGAAGGGCATCGCCCTGACCCAAATCAGCCGGTTTTGGTTCGACCGGACGCGATCTTGGTTGCCCAACCACCTGATCGCCGACGATTGGGATTCGATCAGAGGGGCTCTAAACTTAGAAAGTCCAGACCCGTATCGGGACGCTTTGAGCGGTCGGACTATGATCACGGTTAAGGCTAAACCGTTCCCTGTCGAATGCGTCGTTCGAGGCTATTTGGCCGGATCGCTGTGGGCCGAGTATAAAGCGGCGGGCGGACCGGATCAGGCGGCGACTCTGCACAATATTCCTCTCCCTGCCGGGTTGCGCAACTCCGAGCGGCTGCCGCAGCCGTTGTTCACTCCTGCAACCAAAGCGACGACCGGGCACGACGAGAACATCTCTTTCGAGCGCATGATCGAGATCGTCGGGCAAAGCCATGCCGAGCAGTTGAGAGACCTGAGCGTTCGTCTCTATTTAGAGGCTGCCGAGTATGCGGCCACCCGAGGACTGATCATCGCCGACACGAAGTTCGAATTCGGGCTTTATCAGGATCGGATCATCTTGATCGATGAGGCGCTGACGCCCGATTCGTCCCGCTATTGGGACGCCGAATCGTACGAGCCGGGGCGATCGCAGCCGAGCTTTGACAAACAGTATGTGCGAGATTATTTAGAGGAGATCGGGTGGGACAAGAACCCGCCTGCGCCGACGCTGCCCGACGAGGTTGTGCGCGTTACGTCGGAGAAATATTGCGAGGCCTATCGACGCATCACAGGTCGAGAGTTGCAGCCATAA
- a CDS encoding sugar phosphate isomerase/epimerase gives MASKKPTISWIPLRILNDIVEGRSSVIDWLRTVPAFGLTAVEIYHGFVGEGQAPEVRRVLDGEGLLVAQLTCAPDFTQSDPLQRKAEVGALKQKIDVAATLGAGAVRATAGMARAEVSLEDGCRWAADCLVECANYGESVGVLVCLENHYKDRRWPEEDFSYQLPVFLRLYELIEPTPVMVNFDCANPTMCGYDGLSLLKRVSAKARRVHISDRLPGEYQQLPLGEGAAPLTAMLDELAASGYNGFMTIEDGQPYGDEGFRRSIARLREWIDERWA, from the coding sequence ATGGCCTCGAAAAAGCCCACAATCAGTTGGATTCCGCTGAGGATTCTGAACGACATTGTCGAAGGGCGCTCCTCTGTGATCGATTGGCTGAGAACCGTTCCCGCGTTTGGACTGACCGCGGTTGAGATTTATCATGGGTTTGTGGGCGAAGGGCAAGCCCCCGAGGTGCGGCGCGTTTTGGACGGCGAGGGACTTTTGGTCGCCCAGCTTACCTGCGCGCCGGACTTTACCCAGAGCGATCCATTGCAGCGCAAGGCAGAAGTAGGCGCCCTGAAGCAAAAGATCGACGTTGCAGCGACATTGGGCGCGGGGGCCGTAAGGGCAACTGCCGGCATGGCGAGGGCCGAGGTTAGTTTAGAGGACGGCTGTCGATGGGCGGCCGACTGCCTGGTCGAGTGCGCGAATTATGGCGAGTCGGTCGGGGTTTTGGTCTGTCTAGAGAACCATTACAAGGATCGGCGCTGGCCCGAAGAAGATTTCTCTTATCAGCTGCCTGTCTTTCTCCGTTTGTACGAGCTGATCGAGCCGACGCCTGTGATGGTCAACTTCGATTGCGCCAATCCGACCATGTGCGGTTATGACGGACTGTCCCTGTTGAAGCGCGTTTCGGCCAAGGCGCGCCGCGTTCACATTAGCGACCGATTGCCGGGCGAATACCAGCAATTGCCCTTGGGCGAAGGGGCTGCGCCGCTGACGGCGATGCTGGACGAGCTCGCCGCCAGCGGCTACAACGGCTTCATGACTATCGAGGACGGTCAGCCTTATGGCGACGAGGGTTTTCGACGTTCGATCGCTCGTCTGAGAGAATGGATCGACGAGCGCTGGGCATAG
- a CDS encoding DUF4446 family protein: MDWRQLGEWANRPEIAAGLALTVVLLAVMTVISTWQAARFRKRWNDALRGVNGKQLEEILYECLRRVSQTEETVREHRQRIESLQDQADRCLQRVGVVKFDAFDDIGGQQSFVVALLNEKGDGVAVSGLHSRQEMRVYAKTISSDRKDEFLSAEEAQAIKIAQRELVAATHG, from the coding sequence ATGGATTGGCGGCAATTAGGCGAGTGGGCAAACCGGCCCGAGATCGCCGCCGGACTTGCGCTTACGGTCGTCTTGTTGGCCGTAATGACGGTCATCTCGACATGGCAGGCAGCGCGATTTAGAAAGCGATGGAACGATGCGCTGAGGGGCGTCAATGGCAAGCAACTCGAGGAGATTCTATACGAGTGCCTTCGCCGCGTCAGCCAAACCGAGGAAACCGTGCGCGAGCATAGGCAAAGAATCGAAAGCCTGCAGGATCAGGCCGACAGATGCCTGCAGCGCGTCGGCGTGGTCAAGTTCGACGCATTCGACGACATCGGCGGACAGCAGAGCTTTGTCGTTGCACTGCTGAACGAGAAAGGCGACGGCGTTGCCGTGTCAGGTCTGCACAGCCGACAGGAAATGCGCGTCTATGCTAAAACGATCTCTTCAGACCGAAAGGACGAGTTTTTGAGCGCAGAGGAGGCACAAGCTATCAAGATCGCACAAAGGGAGTTGGTCGCCGCTACGCATGGATGA
- a CDS encoding sigma-70 family RNA polymerase sigma factor has protein sequence MDDSHFSDAELIRRFLEGDREAFNALVRRYEKKVYQYAYRLAQSQEDAADVASETFVRLYTSVKNFRGEASLSTWLYRVVSNVYFDYRKRQKSHQHQSLEGVSPDNTGIERQWVDTAAVDLEERALQQERRRALELAVSKLPEYQRAMVVMFHMEERSYEEIAEIMEMPLGTVKSRLNRARIALKDLLKPYLELFDVDDSQTNLEADNARDM, from the coding sequence ATGGATGACAGCCACTTCTCGGACGCCGAACTGATCCGCCGCTTCTTAGAAGGCGATCGCGAGGCGTTCAACGCGCTGGTTCGCCGCTACGAAAAGAAGGTCTATCAGTACGCCTATCGGTTGGCCCAATCGCAAGAGGACGCGGCGGACGTAGCGTCGGAGACCTTTGTGAGGCTATATACGTCCGTCAAGAACTTCCGAGGCGAGGCGAGCCTATCCACCTGGCTCTATCGCGTCGTCAGCAACGTCTACTTCGACTATCGCAAGCGCCAAAAGAGCCACCAGCACCAATCGCTAGAAGGCGTCTCCCCCGATAACACGGGCATCGAGCGCCAATGGGTCGATACAGCCGCCGTCGATCTGGAAGAGCGCGCATTGCAGCAAGAGCGTCGCCGGGCGCTCGAGCTAGCCGTATCCAAACTGCCCGAATACCAACGCGCAATGGTCGTTATGTTCCACATGGAAGAGCGATCTTACGAGGAGATCGCAGAGATTATGGAGATGCCGCTAGGCACGGTCAAATCGAGGCTAAACCGCGCGCGAATCGCCCTAAAGGACCTTTTAAAACCCTATCTGGAACTTTTCGATGTGGACGACAGTCAAACCAACCTGGAGGCTGATAACGCCCGTGACATGTGA
- a CDS encoding zf-HC2 domain-containing protein: MTCERIQEYLADYVEKTLEGALYESVSAHIERCAACRQDAALLKAALIELGHVPPPTPPLWLESQIMRRIDELERKGATGSRTILFGTRWLYAGLAAAALLAVAAVFFRPDLAMSGFFGAKPNEDDSKVVRQPKGQSLLKIEWNQLDGRSVPTLIASEPKAVPVAVFWTPDPVFGRPASPQPLWIGELKPSTTLAIPLGPVVLAPDQQIASAMITWRVNQKSSYIFVPTSSRQTRVATWQTRTSLTDLLRRISAQYGETIEYQASSSDSSPTVVLNKTDADIEAALNAIVNGSDYAVEKADDRWIVKPK; encoded by the coding sequence GTGACATGTGAAAGAATTCAAGAATATCTGGCCGACTACGTAGAGAAGACTCTGGAAGGAGCGCTTTACGAGTCGGTGTCGGCGCATATTGAACGATGCGCCGCTTGCCGTCAAGATGCCGCCTTGCTGAAGGCTGCGCTGATCGAACTAGGACACGTACCGCCGCCTACGCCGCCTCTCTGGCTCGAGTCGCAAATCATGCGGCGCATCGATGAGCTCGAGCGCAAAGGGGCGACGGGCAGTCGCACCATCCTGTTCGGGACGCGATGGCTCTACGCCGGACTGGCCGCGGCGGCTCTATTGGCCGTCGCCGCCGTCTTCTTTAGACCAGACCTTGCGATGAGCGGCTTCTTTGGCGCCAAGCCGAACGAAGACGATTCCAAGGTCGTCCGCCAGCCAAAGGGGCAATCGCTCTTAAAGATCGAGTGGAACCAGTTGGACGGTCGATCGGTGCCGACGCTCATCGCTTCTGAACCGAAGGCTGTGCCCGTGGCGGTCTTCTGGACGCCCGATCCGGTCTTTGGGCGACCCGCGTCGCCTCAGCCGCTTTGGATCGGCGAACTGAAGCCAAGCACCACGCTGGCAATCCCGTTAGGCCCGGTGGTCTTAGCGCCCGATCAGCAGATCGCCTCGGCAATGATCACCTGGCGCGTCAACCAAAAGTCCAGCTACATCTTTGTGCCGACCAGCAGTCGACAAACCCGCGTTGCCACATGGCAGACCAGAACGAGCCTGACCGACCTGTTGCGACGAATATCGGCCCAGTATGGCGAGACGATCGAATACCAAGCCAGCAGCAGCGATTCGTCCCCGACCGTCGTGCTGAACAAGACCGACGCCGATATCGAAGCCGCGCTGAACGCAATTGTAAACGGCAGCGACTACGCGGTCGAGAAGGCCGACGACCGGTGGATCGTTAAACCAAAGTAG